The DNA sequence GGGCTCGTCGGCCACGATCGCCCTGGTGGATCCGACCAGGCGGTTGAAGAACCTCGACTTGCCCACGTTCGGCCGGCCGACTATGGCGACGATAGGTTTCATAGATGCCGTGACTAGTGACTAGTGACTCGTGACTCGTAACTCGTGACTCGTAACTCGTGACTCGTAACTCGTGACTCGTGAATCGCAGGGCGGCGAACCTGAAGAAACCGTATCAGAGGTCGCTTGTGCGCTGCGAGTTGTATGCCCGGGCGAGCTCGATGTTTACCCTCACGACCTCCGCGTTGAGCGAGCGGAGCGGATAGGCTGCGTCTATCTTCGGCAGATCGTCGGCCCTTCCCTGTTCCCTGAGCACCGCGCCCGCAGGCACGTAGCGACCTGAGGGCACCACTACCCCCATCACCATGGCGCCCGGCTCGATCACCGAGCCGCGGCCCAGGCTCGACCTGAAGACGAAGGACCCCATCCCCACGAAGCAGTCGTCCTCTATGAGGCACGGCCCGTGTATCTGACACTGGTGAGCCAGTGAAACGCGCTCCCCTATGTAGACGGAGTAGCGCTTGCCGTGGACCTCGCAGGTGTTCTTCTCAGCGTGGCTGCCCGTGCTCTCCAGCGCGTGGATCACGACGCCGTCCTGCACGTTGGAGCCGGCCCCGATGTGAAACGGCGTGCCCTCGTCGGCGCGCAGCGAGGCGAACGGCGCCACCATGACGTTCGCGCCGACGATCACGTCGCCAATCACGCAGGCCATGGGGTGCACGAAGGCGGTCCTGTGCACCGAGGGCCCGCGGCCCCGGGGGTTGAACGACGTCGCGGGATTTGAGGTGATGTTCGTCATGGGCGGCTCCACTATCATATTCACCTGAATTCACAAGGGTTTGATAACTGCCGGGCCGCTAAAGACAGCGGCCCAGCGTTTTGATACTGACCCGCTGGGCCGTGTGTTTGTGGCGGGAGACGGGATCGAACCGTCGACCTAGGGGTTATGAATCCCTCGCTCTCACCATCTGAGCTATCCCGCCGTATTGACTTGCTCGCTCTCACCATTCCCGGTCCGGCATGATTTTTTCAAGAAAAAAATCATTTGCCGGACCGAGGACCCTCGGCGCTGCCCGTGTTTTTCCTCCGGAAAAAGCACGCAGCGCCGGGGCTGAGCTATCCCGCCGTGATGATTTCCTGTCCGCGCAGCTTAAAAAATGGAGTGCGGATATGTCATAAGAGATGGGTTTTCGCAAGGCCTTTGACCCGCTCGAGAATTCGATTGTAACCGATTGATATCCGTTATAACTATGGCCATGCAGGCGCGTGGCGGGCATGAACGAAATTCAAACGACGAATTTATCGGAATGATAGCGAAGGGATGGCGTTTCAGGTTAGATAAATTTTTAAATTACGCACAGTTAGACAACAATATCTCAAACTGTTCCCTGGCATGTTTAATGCAGGTCTTGAGGATTGGTGGAAAAAACGGAGGAATTATATGAAGAGATCCCTGCCGATCATCCTTATCTGTCTGTGCTTCATCATCTCCCTTGCGTTCGCAGGCTGTCACAAGGCGGACATGGCCGACGTTGATGCGGAGGAGGTCGCGACGTGGTTCGCGATCGACGAACAGCCGCCCCCGAGCCAGGGCGACGAGGGGGTCCCGATTGCGGAGGAAGGCGAGGAGGAGGCCCCCCCGGTTCCCCTGCCTGATGAACCGGGCTACGCACTCCAGGAGCTCAGGCTCGTGAGGCTGGACGGCACCGAGCTCGAACTCAGCGACAGGCCCATACCGCTGCGCGTATCCGTCAGGGCTAAGCTCTCGAGGGCGCTGTCCGACGAGGAGCGCTCCCAGTTCGAGTCGGACTTCGGGCTCAAGGACGCGGCGGCGAACATCGTGTCCGGCGCGTTCGAGTGGAGCGCGGCAAACGACGAGGCGCGCTTCACCCTGGTCCGCAACCTGAAGCACGCCACCCTCTACTCGATGCAGATCGCGGGCTCCGACCACAGCTTCACGACCATGGTCAAGGGCGACATAGACGGCGACGGATATGCGGACGCAATCGTGAGCGAGACCGGTCACGACAGCGACAGGGGCAGGGTCTGGTTCTACGGAGGCAAACCCCTCAACCAGGGGACCTTCGCCGGAGTCAGCAGGGAGGGCGAGAACAAGGGCGACAGGTTCGGCCACGCGGTCGACTTCGCCGGCGATATCAACGGGGACGGCTACGAGGACGTGGCAGTGGGCGCCCCGGGCTTCGATAAGAACGACAAGAGCGACATGGGCAAGTTCTACCTCTACCGCGGCCCCGACCTCGATCTGGCCGGATACGTCTATTCCGGTGCCGCGGGCGCGAAGCTCGGACAGGCGGTGGCAGGCTGCGACCTCGACGGCGACGGATTGAGCGACGTGGTCGCAGGGGCCCCGGAGTACCCGATGTACAAGGGGAGGGTCGTCGTGATGATGGGCGGACTGCCCTATCCGAAGCTGGGGACGAAGCTCGACGGACACGGCACGGGGTCCCAGCTCAAGTTCGGGTCCGCGCTGGCGTGCCTCGACGACAGCGACGGGGACGGCTCGACCGATCTGGCGATCGGCTCCCCGAGCTACGGGCCGCTAAAGCCGGGGCAGGGCCGCGTATCGATCCACAGGGGCGCGGAGCTCGCGCGCGTCACAGAATTCTACGGCGAGGCGGCCGGAGACGCCTTGGGATTTTCCATCGCGCCGATTGAGGATCTCGGCTCAGACCGCCGGACGGACCTGATAGCGGGTGCGCCCGGAGCCGCAGGCAGGGGCGCGGTCTATCTCTACCAGCTGAGCGACAACATGTCCGCTTCGCCGTACTACGCCAAAGCGACATGGCCGGCCACAGACGCCGACATGGGCCTGTTCGGGTTCACGGTCGTTGCGGTGCCGGACATGAGCGGGGACGGGAAGCAGGACGTGCTCGTCGGCGCTCCGTCATACAAAGCGGGGAAAGGCGCCGTCTTCATCGTGGAGGGCGCGCCCCAGATGTCCAAGAAAAAGTTCAGATACGGAACAGAGTCCGGCCTGGGACTGGGAACGGCCCTGGCGTACACGAGCAACATGAACGGGCCGGGCGTCATGATGGGCGAGCCGGGGAGAGACGAGGGCAAGGGACGGGTGATAGTGACCGGCTTCCCGAACATCGAAACCGTCCTTGCGACGGGCGACGCGGGCGATCTGAAGGGCGACATGAGGGGCATGCCGATCCGCGCCCACTGACCCCTTCGTCTTTGTCGGATCCTTTGTCAGAGGTCGAATCGAAACGGACGGGTGGAATCAGGCGTTCCGAAGGCGCCGGCGCTCTCCTGCACGAGCATGGTCAGCCCCGCCGGATCGGCCATGAGCTCCACCGCGGCGCCGGATATCCACTGCGTGCGGCGCCCCTCCACATAGCCGAGGGCCGGGTCGGGCGCGAACTCCACCGCCTCCGCGCCCCTCACGTACGGCGCGGTGCCGACTATGTCGTGGGCGGGCATGTCCGCCTTCACGGCGAGGATCGAGTCGCCGAGCGCCACCGGCGACATGTCGAAGACCGCGAGCTCGCTTGCGACCTGATCCAGCGCCGGCCTCTGCTCGGCGGGGAGGAAGTTGGCGCTCCCGCCGAGCCGCTCGCCCGATCGCCACACCCTCTTCCACCTCCCCCTGCCCGCCGCGGCGTGGACCTCCATGTGAGCGGGGCCGCGCAGGACCGCGCAGCGCTCGGCGCCGTCGCGCGGCGGGAGCATGGCGAACTGGAAGAGGCCGGTGTGGCGCGGGAGAGAGATCCTGGGGCCGGGCGCGAGCTTCCCCTTCGAGAGGGCGAGCTCTCGCACCGCGCCGGAGAAGAACTCGGCCGGGCTCCAGCCCTGGCCCGCGAGCGCCCTGCGCGGCGCGCCGGCGTCGTCGAACAGCTCGACCGCGCGCAGCGACCGCCGCACCCGCGTGGCGATCTCGCTGCAGGAGCGCGCGGCCATGTCGATCCCGAGGACGAGCGAAGAGGGCATCCCCTCCTCGACCGCGGAGATCGCGGCCTCGAGGCGCGCGTCGCCGTCGAGGTCGACGAGCGAGACCCGCGCCGCGTCCGCTGCCGGCCCCCAGCGGCACTCGAACGCCTGCTCGAAGCCGGCGTCGCCGATCCTGCCCACCAGGATGCGGCGGCGCGCGAGCAGCACGGTCTCGACGGCGCCGTCGCCGTCGACGTCGCCCTGCGCCATGCCCCAGAGCGCGCCGTCGATCGAGGGGCCGGCCCACGCGTATCTGATGGATCCCTGCGCGGAGCGCCCGGCCTCCGGCCCCTTCGCGCACACATCCCCCGCATTCCCGACCAGTGCGATCGCGATAAGAAAAAGCAGAAAAGAAGGGGTCAAGTCTTGACAACGGACAGCTTTTGGAAGTTGTCTATTGTCTAGACCTGACCCCTCCATCTCCGACTTATTCTTCTTTATTAATGATATCATATTATTAAGTCCTTATACGCGTAGACCTTGAAGCTGTCCATTGTCAAGACTTGACCCCTTCATATCCCAGCTTCTTTATGCTCTCAGGGTCCTTCGTCCAGTCGCGGACCACGCGAACCGAGAGGTCGAGGAAGACCCTGCCGCCCACGAGCTCCTCTATCTCCTTGCGCGCGCGCGTGCCGATCTCCTTTATGCGCGACCCGCCCTTGCCGATCACCATCCCCTTCTGCGACTCGCGCTCCACGACGATCGCCGCGACTATGCGCGTCAGCTCCCCCTCGGCCCTCGGGTCGCGGAACTCCTCGATCTCCACCGCCGCGGAGTAGGGTATCTCCTCGTGCATCTGCAAAAAGAGCTGCTTGCGGATGATCTCAGCGGCGAGGAACCGGACCGGGTGAGCGGTGTAGCTGTCCGTGGGATAGAGAGGCTCCCCCTCGGGCAGCCTCTCCCTTATCGCCTCGACGAGCTCCGGCACCCCGTCGCCGCGGAGCGCCGAGACGAACACCATCTCCCTGGCGCCCCACTCGTCGCGGAACTTCAGCGCCGCCGCCTCGAAACCCGACCTCTCGACGAGATCTGACTTGTTGGCCACAACCACGCAGCGGTCCGCGCCGATGCGGCCGAACAGCTCGCGCTCGATCGCGTGATCGCGCGACGCCGCGTCCACCAAGAGGCAGACCACGTCCGCGTCGTCCATCACCGCGCTCACGATCTCGTTCATCGCCCTGTTGAGCGGCTTGCGCGAGCGGTGGAAGCCGGGCGTGTCCAGGAAGACGATCTGCGATCCCTCGGCGTTGAGTATGCCGATGATGCGGTGCCTAGTGGTCTGCTCCTTGGGCGTGACGATGGCGAGCTGCTCCCGCAGGATCGCGTTGACGAGCGTGGACTTGCCCACGTTCGGCCTGCCGATGATCGCCACGAATCCCGATTTCATAGGGGTCAAGTCTTGACAAGAGACAGGTCGCGGCAGCAGGCCTCGATTCTCTCGCAAAGATCCTCCTCATTCTCCAGCTTCGATCTTATCCGTGCGATCGCCTTTGCCACAGCCTGATCGCTCATGCCGCCCATGGCCTCGCCGATCTCGCGATACCCGGCGCCCAGGTGTCTGCGCATGAGATAGACCGCCGCGGCCCGCGCGTCGTTGCGCCGGCCACTGCCTCTGCCGGCGATCTCCTTCGGCTGCACGTCGAAGACGTTGCTCACCGTCCTGAGGACTTCCTTGAGCGACACCACTTTTCTGAGCTCTCGCCGCGCCTCCGGAATGTCCTTGTGCCCCTTCAGTCGCTCCACAAAATTATATCTGATCCAGTCCCTGAAGACATCGGAGCCGAGCACGCTCGGTAGCCTCTGCGCATTCATCCTCTCATCGATATTCCCGGGAACTCCGGCCCGCACGAACCGGTCCAGCTCCTCTGCCGCACGCTTGCGCACTTTGCCGAAATGCGAGAGCACCTCGTCCACTTCAAGCCAATCGGGCTTCTTCGCCAGATTGAGATACTGCCTGTGGCTGGACCATGGGTACTGAGAGGGGGAGCGGGCCAGCCCATCCTTAACGGGGTTGAAATGTATATAGCGCACAAGCTCCAGGAGATATTCGTCCCTGTCGACGACGATGGACTTGAAGCGGCCGCGGAAGAGCTGCCCGTCGCGGCCGTGCGCCTTGTTGTAGAATTGTGTATAGACGCCGTCCACATGCCGCATGGCGCGCGACAGGTTGCATTCCGGAGTATGGATAAGCAGGTGATAATGATTGCCCATCAGGCAATATGCGTGGATCTCCACCTTCCACATCTCGCGTATGTCGCCGAGCAGCTCCAGAAAGCTGCGGCGATCCTTATCCGCGGTGAACACGGCGCAGCGCGCTGCGCCGCGGTTCATAACGTGGTACCAGGCGCCTGGATATTCTATACGAAGCGGCCTCGCCATACGCCCTCCACCTGCCCACACTCGGCCAAAGGGGTCAAGTCTTGACAATGGACAGCTTTCAAGAGCTGTCCATTGTCAAGACTTGACCCCTTCACTTCGGTTTTTCTGCTATTCGTTAGTAATATCAAAGTGTTAAGCCCTATCGTTCACGGACCTCAAAGCTGTCCAATGTCAAGACTTGACCCCTTCGTCGTCTGGTTGCGATGATGGCCAGGGCGGCCAGCACCGGCAGAAGCTGCGGCAGCGAGTGCGAGGCGGCGGCGGGCGCGATCGTGTGGAAGCACCCCCCTCCGCCCCCGCCGTCGTCGAGGTCCCCCTGGTTGAGGTTTCCCCTGCCGCTGTACCCGGACGCGTCGGCGGGGACGTAGGCGATCGCCGCTGCCGCCTTGATATTTCCGAAACCGTCCCTGTTGTTGTGGCTGGCCGCCTTTGTGGCGGTCTCGGTGAGCGCTTTCTTCAAATCGGCCGCCGTGAGGGTGTTGTTCCTCTGCAGGATCAGCGCCACGACGCCGGCCGCGTGCGGGCTCGCCTGAGAGGTCCCCTGGCTCTTGTAGTGCGGCGTGGCGACCAGCAGCGCATCGTTCAAACTCAAGCCCGTGGGCAGCACGGAGATTATCGGATCGCCCGGCGCCAGGATGTCCGGCTTGCGGCCCGAGTACGAGTACGCGGGCGGGCCGATGCTCGAGAAGGGGGAGCGCTCCTGCACCGTGCCGCCGCTTATCTGCGCCGCCTCCGCATCGGGTGCGCCTATGTCGGTCGCGTCGTGCTGCGCGCCGGTGCGGTCGGTCCAGCACGACGAGCTGGGGCACCCCGCACCGGGCTTGGTCTGCAGATACGCGCCCGCGGTGATCACGCCCGACGCGGTGCCCGGGATGCAGACGGTGGAGTCGTTGTTCCCGTCCCTGCTCGAATAGGCGGCGCCGTTCGTTCCAGAGGCCACGTCGTAGCCCCCGCCCGTGATGCCGCCCATGAAGTTGACGTAGGTGCCGCCGCCCTCGATCCAGATGTCTCCGGTGCAGGTCCCGCCGGCCGCCCTCACGATCACGTCCAGGAAATAGGAGCTGTTCCCAGCCCCCGTCACCGAGAGGTCGTCCCACTCCGCGCCGTCGGCCGGCCCGTAGAGGATCAGCGCCCTGGGCCTGGAGTTGTTCGGGTCCGAGGAATCGGTGGCCATGGCCATCTCCGCGACCGCGTCCCCCGCCGTCTCTTCCATGTCGGAGGAGAGCGGCGTGTCCTGTATCGCGATCCTCGCCGCGTCGGTCTTGGGCGGGAGCGGCGGGATGCCGAAGCTCGCGCCGAAGACGTCGGAGTAGCGGTAGGCGTTCGCGGCCACTTTGCAGTTGAAGCCCTGGCCGGCGCCGAACCACGCGTCCACCGCCAGGTACGGGACCGCCAGCCCCGCGGCGTCAACGATCCAGAGCCTCCAGCCGTGGGACCCCCCGTTCGGCACGTTCACGTTCGCGTGTATTCCCCCGTCGAACGCGCCAAGCCCCGCGTTCGCAAGCGCCGCCGCCACCGTGTGCTCGTTGCCGGCGGCCGCCACGATGGCCCTGCCGTAGTCCTTCCCGCCCTCGGCATACTCGCCCGCCACAGCGGAGTTGAGGCTCTGCTCGAGCAGCGATGTGTCGTCGTGGGCGCCGATGTGGGTGCCCTGCGAGATGTTCACCACCGCCGCCTTGTCGAGGATGTCCGACTTCTTGAATATCTCCACGACCCCGTCGATCACCCCGCCCGAGAACGTCCCGCTGGTCGGCCCGCCCTCGTTGATGTCGTCGTTGAAGTCGTTGCGCACCATCATTATGTCCGCGGCCGGGGCAACACCCTTGTAGACGGCGTCATTGCCCGCCGCTATCCCGGTCACGTGCGTCCCGTGGCCGATCGCTGCGTCGTTGTTCGCGGCGATCGGGCACGCGCCGTCCTCGATGTAGTCGTTCGCGCACTGGGTGACGGTCATGGTGCCGTCGCTCGAGACCGACTGGAAGCGAAGGTACTGGACCCTGGTGCGGCCGTCCGGGTCCCTGAAGTCGGAGCGCGAGTAGTCGAGCCCTGAGTCGATGAGGCCCACCACCACGTCCGCCCCGTCGTAGCCTGCCTCCTGCACAACGGCCACGTTGGTGTTGTCCGACGAGCGCGCGGTGTCCATGAGGAGGCGGAGCCTCTTGGACGCCTCGACCGAGAGGACCTCGGGCCTCGCCGCGATCCCCTCTACGGCCGCGAGGGGGAGGCGCGCGGTCATTATGTCGCCCACATGCGCGCGGACGCTGCCGCCGGCCTCCGTCACGGCGAGCTCGGTCCCCTGCCGGTCGGAGCTTTTGATCAGCACCTCGGCGAGCACTCTCCCGTCCGGCGCAGCGACCGATTTCATGAGCATGCCCTTGGCGGCCGAGGGGCTCTGAAGCGCCATCCTCAGGGCGAGGTCGAGCTTCCCCGCATGGACAGCGCCGGAGATGGAAACGAAGGACAGGATCAAAAGCGATATGGAGACGATGCGGCCTCTGATATGAACCTCCTTTTGAACCCGTAAAATATCGAAGGTCATCGAAGGGGTCAAGTCTTGACAATGGACAGCTTTTGGAAGTTGTCCAATGTCAAGACTTGACCCCTTCGTTTCAGTTTTTCTGCTATTCGTTAGTAATATCGAAGTGTTAAGCCTTATCGTTCACGGACCTCAAAGCTGTCCAATGTCAAGACTTGACCCCTTCGGTGGTTTTCTGTCTTGGCTGGGTCACCACACAGGGAGCGGCTCGAGCATATAGCCGGTGGAGTCTATGCCGCTGGGGCCCACCGCGTCGTCGCGGCCGGTGAGACCTATGGCGCCGAGCCTCTCCAGATCAACCTGCATGGAGCTGCCGTCCGCGACCGCCGCGGTCGCGTGGAGATAGAGATCCGTATAGTACTTGTTGTAGAGGTTGTCGGCTATGGTCTGGAACTCGCCCGCACCCAGCTTCACGCTCGCCTTGTACCAGCCGGAGTAGGGCTCCAGCCTCAGCGTTATCGGCTCCCCCACCCCGGCGGAGCAGTCCAGCGTGTAGTACTGTATGCAGGTGAGGTTCCCGCCGATCATCTCAAGCACGTAAGTGGTGCAGGTGAGGGCGTAGCCCTTCCACTCCTCGTGCATGTTGAGGTCCACGTAGTAGCCCTCGCCGTCGGCGTTGGCCATGGCGACGATGACCGAGTCGCCCATGAGCGACATCCCGTCCACTCGCAGATCCAGCTCGGCCTGGTACACGGCAGCCTCGCTGACCGGCTTTCTCATGTCGAACGAGGCCGAGCCCGACGCGGCCCTGGACAGATTCAGCGCGCCGGAGGAGACATCCCGATCGACGTTGCTCTCGGCGGTCACGTCGTAGCATGCGTCGATCGCAGCCTCGCTGTAGAACTCGTCGCTCAGCGCGCAGACCGGCGTGAAGAAGAGCACCACCGGCTCGTCCTGCCTCAGGTTGTCGGTCGTCACCTGGTTCGTCATGATGAGCGCCATCCCCTGCATCTGGTAGCTGTGCGGCGACTCGACGTCGAAGTGGAAATAGGAGTCGGGCGGCTTGGCGTAGCCGAGATTCAGAAGCTCGGGCTGCGACTGCCCCTCCGCGAGCTCCAGCGCCATGAGCCTTATGTTCGCCTCGTTGACCTGATAGCCGTTCATGTCGTGCGGGTAGTGGCCGGTTATGCTCGATATGTCGACGCCCACGGATGAGTCGAAGAACTCAACCGCGTCCGCGTCCCTGAAGACCATTTGATCCGCGTCCCACGTGCCCGACGATCCGAGGGCCTGGCACGAATAGCGGTCGTTGCACCACGTCGAGTTAAGCATTATCGGGTCGCGCGTGAAGATCGCGCTGCCGCCGCCCGACACACCCTCGAGCCTCACCCCGGCGTCGATCACCGTCTCGACGACGCAGTAGCCGTTGCCCAGCCCCGCGGTCGTGAAGTTCTTCCTCCATGTCCTGTCGTCCAGCCCCGATACCGGGTCTATGAAATCGCGGTTTAGCGGGTCTGCGGAGAAGGGATCGGCCGCGGTCATGCTCATCGTGCCGCCCGTGCCGTCGCATATCACGTAGCTTGCGCCGCCCGCGTCAATGAGGTCGTCCAGCCCCGCGTCCGCCTCGAGCCACGGCTCGCCCGTGACATTTGCGCGCAGTCCGTCCTGGCGGAAGAGGGTCTCGGCCGGGTCGCTGCTGTAGAGGGTGAGAAACTCGGTGTAGAAGTGCAGCTGCATGAGCACGCTGTCTTCCTCGTAGATCGGGGAGTTGGGCACCATGCCCTCGCAGTGCGCGGTGCAGCGCGAGCCGGTGATGTCCACGATCGTCCTGCAGGCTATGCACTTGTTGGGGCTCTTGCCGGCGGCGATGCAGCTCGCCTCCCAGCCGTCATCGGTGAGCTCCACGACAGGAACTCCGTTCACGTCGGTCGCGGGCGAATACGTGATGGCGCAGGTCCCTGCCATCGCGTCCATGCTCCCGCTGAAATCCTTGAACTGCGAAGCGATGCCTATCCTCGATCCCGAGCCGCCGCTTATGGTGACCCTCACTCCCTCGATGCCCGCGGGGTCCTCGAAGCCGGCTCCTCCGCCGCAGCCGCACAGGGCCGCCGCGGCCATAATCGCCGCCAGCGCACCCGCCATCAACCTGTGCAGCTGTCTCTTCATCTCTGCCTCTAGCCTCTAGCTTCTCAGCCTCTGCTTCAATCCGCATCAAACGTCCATATCACGTCCGCATCGTCGAGATTCAGCTTCCAGCCGGTCTGTGAGAACCTGTCCCTGCCGAAGAAGAAGTAGACGTTCCGCTCGTCCCCGCTCTGGGCCGTGACCTTGAAGTCGAAGAAGCCGTCGTTGTCGATGTCGCCCGTCCGGGGATCATGAAGCGGGTCATCCCAGATCACGCTCCCGAAGCCGGAGAGGTCAATCACGGCGCTCGAAGCCACGCCGATGTTCGTCGACATCTGATAGCCGTCCATCCATACCGATCTTCCCGTGAAGAGGTGAACCCTGTTGGCCAGGACCTTTCCGTAACGGTCTTTCTCGATCACATGAATGCCCATGTCATCCCTTCCGTCTCCGCTGATGTCGCCGAGCGCCCGGACGCTTATCTCACACCGGTTGTTCGTGCTGAAGACGACCTGCGAATCCGGCGTGATCATAGAGAGCTTATTTAGCGATCCTCCGCCGAAGAATATCTTCACCTTGGGCTTTATCTCGACGTACTTTCCGCTTATGTATCTCGGTTCAACCTCGGTGACCAGGAGGTCCGATATCCCGTCTCCGTTCATGTCGGCCGCGTCCACATCCACGATCTTGCGCCCCGGATAGGCGTTGATCTCGTCCATGGTTATGAGGCTCAGCGCTTCCTCCATTTTGGCGCTGCCGTGGATAACCCAGACCTGCCAATTCCTTGAAGTGCCGATCGTCGTCACCTCATAGCGGATGAATGCCAGATCGGCCATGCCGTC is a window from the Pseudomonadota bacterium genome containing:
- a CDS encoding carbonic anhydrase; protein product: MIVEPPMTNITSNPATSFNPRGRGPSVHRTAFVHPMACVIGDVIVGANVMVAPFASLRADEGTPFHIGAGSNVQDGVVIHALESTGSHAEKNTCEVHGKRYSVYIGERVSLAHQCQIHGPCLIEDDCFVGMGSFVFRSSLGRGSVIEPGAMVMGVVVPSGRYVPAGAVLREQGRADDLPKIDAAYPLRSLNAEVVRVNIELARAYNSQRTSDL
- a CDS encoding VCBS repeat-containing protein — encoded protein: MKRSLPIILICLCFIISLAFAGCHKADMADVDAEEVATWFAIDEQPPPSQGDEGVPIAEEGEEEAPPVPLPDEPGYALQELRLVRLDGTELELSDRPIPLRVSVRAKLSRALSDEERSQFESDFGLKDAAANIVSGAFEWSAANDEARFTLVRNLKHATLYSMQIAGSDHSFTTMVKGDIDGDGYADAIVSETGHDSDRGRVWFYGGKPLNQGTFAGVSREGENKGDRFGHAVDFAGDINGDGYEDVAVGAPGFDKNDKSDMGKFYLYRGPDLDLAGYVYSGAAGAKLGQAVAGCDLDGDGLSDVVAGAPEYPMYKGRVVVMMGGLPYPKLGTKLDGHGTGSQLKFGSALACLDDSDGDGSTDLAIGSPSYGPLKPGQGRVSIHRGAELARVTEFYGEAAGDALGFSIAPIEDLGSDRRTDLIAGAPGAAGRGAVYLYQLSDNMSASPYYAKATWPATDADMGLFGFTVVAVPDMSGDGKQDVLVGAPSYKAGKGAVFIVEGAPQMSKKKFRYGTESGLGLGTALAYTSNMNGPGVMMGEPGRDEGKGRVIVTGFPNIETVLATGDAGDLKGDMRGMPIRAH
- the era gene encoding GTPase Era, with translation MKSGFVAIIGRPNVGKSTLVNAILREQLAIVTPKEQTTRHRIIGILNAEGSQIVFLDTPGFHRSRKPLNRAMNEIVSAVMDDADVVCLLVDAASRDHAIERELFGRIGADRCVVVANKSDLVERSGFEAAALKFRDEWGAREMVFVSALRGDGVPELVEAIRERLPEGEPLYPTDSYTAHPVRFLAAEIIRKQLFLQMHEEIPYSAAVEIEEFRDPRAEGELTRIVAAIVVERESQKGMVIGKGGSRIKEIGTRARKEIEELVGGRVFLDLSVRVVRDWTKDPESIKKLGYEGVKS
- a CDS encoding transposase codes for the protein MARPLRIEYPGAWYHVMNRGAARCAVFTADKDRRSFLELLGDIREMWKVEIHAYCLMGNHYHLLIHTPECNLSRAMRHVDGVYTQFYNKAHGRDGQLFRGRFKSIVVDRDEYLLELVRYIHFNPVKDGLARSPSQYPWSSHRQYLNLAKKPDWLEVDEVLSHFGKVRKRAAEELDRFVRAGVPGNIDERMNAQRLPSVLGSDVFRDWIRYNFVERLKGHKDIPEARRELRKVVSLKEVLRTVSNVFDVQPKEIAGRGSGRRNDARAAAVYLMRRHLGAGYREIGEAMGGMSDQAVAKAIARIRSKLENEEDLCERIEACCRDLSLVKT
- a CDS encoding S8 family serine peptidase; amino-acid sequence: MALQSPSAAKGMLMKSVAAPDGRVLAEVLIKSSDRQGTELAVTEAGGSVRAHVGDIMTARLPLAAVEGIAARPEVLSVEASKRLRLLMDTARSSDNTNVAVVQEAGYDGADVVVGLIDSGLDYSRSDFRDPDGRTRVQYLRFQSVSSDGTMTVTQCANDYIEDGACPIAANNDAAIGHGTHVTGIAAGNDAVYKGVAPAADIMMVRNDFNDDINEGGPTSGTFSGGVIDGVVEIFKKSDILDKAAVVNISQGTHIGAHDDTSLLEQSLNSAVAGEYAEGGKDYGRAIVAAAGNEHTVAAALANAGLGAFDGGIHANVNVPNGGSHGWRLWIVDAAGLAVPYLAVDAWFGAGQGFNCKVAANAYRYSDVFGASFGIPPLPPKTDAARIAIQDTPLSSDMEETAGDAVAEMAMATDSSDPNNSRPRALILYGPADGAEWDDLSVTGAGNSSYFLDVIVRAAGGTCTGDIWIEGGGTYVNFMGGITGGGYDVASGTNGAAYSSRDGNNDSTVCIPGTASGVITAGAYLQTKPGAGCPSSSCWTDRTGAQHDATDIGAPDAEAAQISGGTVQERSPFSSIGPPAYSYSGRKPDILAPGDPIISVLPTGLSLNDALLVATPHYKSQGTSQASPHAAGVVALILQRNNTLTAADLKKALTETATKAASHNNRDGFGNIKAAAAIAYVPADASGYSGRGNLNQGDLDDGGGGGGCFHTIAPAAASHSLPQLLPVLAALAIIATRRRRGQVLTLDSFEVRER